DNA from Sorangium aterium:
CGCCGGTCGCGATGATGGGGCCCTCCGCGCCGAACGGACCGCCGGTGCCGATGGCGATCGCCGCGGAGAGCGGCTTGAGCAACGTCATCCGCGGCGGGATGCGGCTCTGGTTGAACAGCACCTGCTCCATCGCCTCCGGGATCCCGTGGCCGCGGATCGCCTGGGAGCCGTAGCGCGCCATCACGCCGACGACGAGCGCGCCGGCGATCGGCACGACGAGCACGAGGAGGCCGAGGTTGTGCTCGGCGGGCGACGCGGGGGCGGCGGACAGCCGGCCGAAGAACGCGAGGTTCGTGATGATGGCGATGAGCGTGGTGAGCAGCTCCGCCGCGAGGAAGGCCACGCCGCCGAGCGCGATCGCGAGGCCGCTGACGAGGACGACCCGCCGGTCGACGGCGGCGCTGGGCGGGGGGACGCGGAGGTCCTCGAGGGTGGGGCCCATCGAGGGGGCGACCGGGATGCTCTCGGTGACTGTTGGGGGTGGGGCGTTCAATCTGGACAATTCAGCTCTCCTCGCGGTCGATGGCTTTGGCTTCGGCGGGGGTCTCCTCGCCTTCGAAGAACAGCGGGGGGGCCTCGTCGCCGGCGCCGAGCGCCCGGGCGAGGGTGGTGAGGCTCTGCGCGAGCCCGCTGCGCTCGTCGGCGGGCAGGCGGTCGACGGCGGCGACGAGCTCGGCCTGCGCGGTGCGGGGCGCGCGGCGGAGCAGCGCGCGGCCGGCAGGGGTGAGCGAGATCTCGGTCCGGCGCGCGTCCTCGGGCGAGGCGCGCCGGGTGACCAGCCCTCGCTCGGCGAGGCGCGTCACCACGACCGACACCGAGCTCTGGTGCGTCAGGGTGCGGTGCGCGAGCTCGGCGATCGAGGACGCCGCGGCCTGATCGAGCTGCTGCAGCACGAACAGCTGCGCGCTGCTCAGCCCGAGCTGCCGCTCGCACGCGCGCGACGAGACGCGCAGGCGCTGCACGATCGCGCGGATCGAATCCATGACCCGCTGCGCGTCGGGCCCGCCGGGAGCCTGCCGCGCGGGGCTCTTCCGGCGCGCTGTCGAAGAACCATGGGATCCCATAGATTTGCGGGGAACCTACGCCGCTCGCCGGTCAACCGCAAGCAGTCTGCGGTCCTCCGAGGGGCTTGGGCGGATCGAGGCGGACCGTCCTCGACGGGGTGATCGCGGGCGGCGGTGGAATGGCGGCGGGGCGCCGGCGCGGCGTCCGGCGCGCGGCGCGCCGGCCCGGGGGCAGCGCGCCGGGCGGACCGTGCGGGCGACGCTACGCGGGGCGTCGCCTGCGCGGGCGATCCAGGCTAAGAACCGGCCCTCCCATGACCTTCCAAGACCTCATTCTCACCCTGCAGAAGTTCTGGGCCGATCGCGGCTGCCTCATCGTGCAGCCGTACAACTCGGAGGTCGGCGCCGGCACCTTCAACCCGGCGACGTTCCTGCGCGCGCTCGGCCCCGAGCCCTGGAATGTGGCCTTCGTCGAGCCTTCCCGGCGGCCCGCGGACGGTCGTTACGGGGAGAACCCGAACCGTATGCAGCAGTTTCACCAGTTCCAGGTGATCCTCAAGCCGAGCCCGATCGACATCCAGGACCTCTACCTGGAGTCGCTGCGGGCGATCGGCACGAACCCGCTCGATCACGACGTCCGGTTCCTCGAGGACGACTGGGAGTCGCCGACGCTCGGGGCGTGGGGGCTCGGCTGGCAGGTGTGGATCGACGGGCTCGAGATCTCGCAGTTCACCTACTTCCAGCAGATCGGCGGGATCGACTGCCGCCCCGTCTCCGGCGAGCTCACCTACGGGCTCGAGCGGATCGCGATGTACCTGCAGGACAAGGACAGCATCTACGACGTCGTCTACTCGGACCGCGGCGGGAAGATCGTGCGCTACGGGGACATCTACCAGCGCGCCGAGTGGGAGTGGTCGACCTACAACTTCGAGGAGGCCGACATCGCCGAGCACTTCGCGGCGTTCGATGTCTGCGAGGCCGAGGTGAAGCGGCTCCTGTACCGGGGCGCGGATCCGGCGGCGAAGGGGGCGGCGATCGATCCGAAGAAGGCGCTGGTGCTCCCGGCCTACGATTTCGTCGTGAAGGCGGCCCACCGCTTCAACGTCCTCGACGCGCGGGGCGCGATCAGCGTCACCGAGCGGCAGCGCTTCATCGGCCGGGTCCGCGCGCTCGCGCGGGCGGTCGCCGAGACGTACGTCGCGCAGCGCGAGGCGCTCGGCTACCCGCTCCTCGGCGAGCAGCAGGCGAAGGCGGCGGAGTAGCGCACAGCAGGCCGAGGCGGCGGGCAGCGCGCCGTCGCCTCGGCCGGCCGCGCGTCGCGCGGCCTCAGCCGGCCGGGTTGTCCGGGATGAAGTCGTGGCGGGTGCAGATCGCGACGACCGGCAGCCCCGCCGCGCGGATCGCCTCCGCGCCGCCCTCGAGGCGGTCGACAAGGGCGATCAC
Protein-coding regions in this window:
- a CDS encoding MarR family winged helix-turn-helix transcriptional regulator, yielding MDSIRAIVQRLRVSSRACERQLGLSSAQLFVLQQLDQAAASSIAELAHRTLTHQSSVSVVVTRLAERGLVTRRASPEDARRTEISLTPAGRALLRRAPRTAQAELVAAVDRLPADERSGLAQSLTTLARALGAGDEAPPLFFEGEETPAEAKAIDREES
- the glyQ gene encoding glycine--tRNA ligase subunit alpha, translating into MTFQDLILTLQKFWADRGCLIVQPYNSEVGAGTFNPATFLRALGPEPWNVAFVEPSRRPADGRYGENPNRMQQFHQFQVILKPSPIDIQDLYLESLRAIGTNPLDHDVRFLEDDWESPTLGAWGLGWQVWIDGLEISQFTYFQQIGGIDCRPVSGELTYGLERIAMYLQDKDSIYDVVYSDRGGKIVRYGDIYQRAEWEWSTYNFEEADIAEHFAAFDVCEAEVKRLLYRGADPAAKGAAIDPKKALVLPAYDFVVKAAHRFNVLDARGAISVTERQRFIGRVRALARAVAETYVAQREALGYPLLGEQQAKAAE